TCGTGCGTCTGCGCCACGCGACAACTTCGAGGTGCTCATCGGAGCGGCGGGTTCAGGTAAGAGCGTCGTGCTGGTGGAACGAGTCGCTCGGACGATCGAGCACGCGCTTCGCCGCGGCGAGGTCCCGTCCATTCTGGTCACAACCCGGAACGTGCCGATGGTCGACCAGCTCCACGGCTGGATCCTCGACCGTCTGGGCCGCCACAGCTTCGACGTCCGCACCCGATCCGATCGCGACGGCAGCCACGATGTCGCCATCGATGCGGCCGGGGTGCAGGCCAGGATCCGACTGCTCAACTGGGACAAGGTTCCAACGCGACTCTTCGGCTTGGGCTCCACCGGTCTGTCGGATCGCGATGCCATCACTACCCGAATCCACCAGCTCGAGGCGTCGGGCTGGACTCCTCTCGACGAGTATCCGGAGTATCTGCGAAACGTTGAATGGCTCGAAGCCGAACTGCGCCGCGTCATCTACGCCCAGCGACTGTGGAACAAGCAGCGGTACCTCGGTGCCGATCGGGTCGGACGGGTTCGACCTCTCCAGCCCCAGATCCGCGAGCTGGTCTGGCACGTACTCCGCAGCGAGACGATGCAGTCGAGCTACACCTACAAGTGGATCGAGGTCGCACGGACGGTGGCCGCCACACTGGAGACCGGCGAAGCGCTGGCCGATCCGGATGGTCGGCGCACCTTCACGCATGGCTTCATCGACGAGGTGCAGGACTTCACCGAGACGGACGTGCGGATCGCCGCGTCGATGGTGCCCGACGCGCAGCGCCTCTACTGCGTGGGAGACGGCGGGCAGGCGATGCTCCTCGCCTCGACCTTTGACGTGCCCGGCATCGTTCGAGGACGGCGCCGTGAGGTGACTCGGCTCAGTCACTCCTACCGCATGGGACGGCGTCTCGCCGAAGCTGTCCAACCACTGGCCCAGCACATCCTTGACGGATCGCCGCGGTCGCAGTCCAAGTGGGTGGGCGTGCCTGGCGGTACGCGGTCGGGGGTGCTCGGCTGTAGGCCGATCATCATCGAGGCCAGGCCGGCTGGCGCGGATGCGCTGGCTTCCGTCCTGCGCTCGTACGGGTCGCTCCTCTCGGGTCGGGCCGTGACCGTGACGATTGCGGAGGCTCCCGAAGGCTGCGCGCTGACGGCGACGGCGAGGAACGCTCTGCCGAGCGCGACAGTTCGACGCGAGACCATGGCACGCATCAAGGGCCTCGAACGGACGTGTGTGATCTGGCAGACCAGTCGACGATGGGCGCTCGACGAGAGTGCCGCCGAGTTCGTCCACACGGTCCTCACCCGGGCCACCGCGCTCGCGATCATCGTGGTCGACGAGGCGGAAACGCCCGACGACGTGCGGGACGCTCTCCGGTGCCTCCGGGCCGATCGACTGCTCTTCTGGGACGCATCATCGGAGCGGACGTGGATGAGGATGATCGGTGGGCCGCCGCCTCGGCGCCCGTTGTCGAGCGCGGCGGGCCGATCTGACATCGACGTCCCCATCGAGGGGGAGCGTCTATGACGCAGACTCCATCCGAAGACCTTCATGCGGCCACGCCGTCCAGCGACTCGGCAGTACTACTTCCTGGCTCGTGGCTCGGTCATCCGGAGGATCCGTTCGCAACGGCGCCCAGGCAGCATCGCTCGCCGGAGTCGGTTCGCCGCCGGGTCGACCGACTGGACGACCCGCACGCCGCGCCGCTGACGGAGTGGGTTGCGTCCATTCGCGAGCGCAAGGGTCCGGACAACCCATGTGCCGTGGTTCGACCCAGCCTCCGGGGGAACGCACAGCCGGGTCCTGCTGCTGCTCGAGGCGCCCGGTGGCAAGACGGTGTCGTCGGGATTCATCAGCCCCGACAACAACGACGGCAGCGCCGCACTCGTCTTCGAGCTTCGTGACGAGGCCGGACTCGCACGTGAGACGTGACCTACTGGAACATCGTTCCCTGGTACCTCGGCGATGGCAGGAAGATCGCCCCCGCCACCGACGCCGGCTACCGGGCATCGCAGGCCTACCTCCTCGAGCTCATGAACCTCCTGCC
This portion of the Actinomarinicola tropica genome encodes:
- a CDS encoding P-loop NTPase family protein, producing the protein MEAVLVEGLKLIAAHDMKNVPAYHRAQAQLEQYELSAGGDLCYDRPGTGFAYAAWYHPRRVHELVRRLHPVVGELPSEATVLDLGAGTGAAAWALALALRAREIGGEAPRPTPVRLVALDASPSMLEAGQMLWQALTAWDPRCAGLVTVDWVRRAWLDPPDGVEGGWVIAGHLFDASDTFDETRLQFRRMLVRVRPDRALIDAPWAKEQVLLHAVAGANEAGWDTPPSPPATTAELWDGTLEGVQGVRSSHLVASGLSRQRLGAAPSWLSPSVVRADLVAVGGGPGKLFTEGPIGLALDDDQDRASAPRDNFEVLIGAAGSGKSVVLVERVARTIEHALRRGEVPSILVTTRNVPMVDQLHGWILDRLGRHSFDVRTRSDRDGSHDVAIDAAGVQARIRLLNWDKVPTRLFGLGSTGLSDRDAITTRIHQLEASGWTPLDEYPEYLRNVEWLEAELRRVIYAQRLWNKQRYLGADRVGRVRPLQPQIRELVWHVLRSETMQSSYTYKWIEVARTVAATLETGEALADPDGRRTFTHGFIDEVQDFTETDVRIAASMVPDAQRLYCVGDGGQAMLLASTFDVPGIVRGRRREVTRLSHSYRMGRRLAEAVQPLAQHILDGSPRSQSKWVGVPGGTRSGVLGCRPIIIEARPAGADALASVLRSYGSLLSGRAVTVTIAEAPEGCALTATARNALPSATVRRETMARIKGLERTCVIWQTSRRWALDESAAEFVHTVLTRATALAIIVVDEAETPDDVRDALRCLRADRLLFWDASSERTWMRMIGGPPPRRPLSSAAGRSDIDVPIEGERL
- a CDS encoding uracil-DNA glycosylase family protein, which gives rise to MPWFDPASGGTHSRVLLLLEAPGGKTVSSGFISPDNNDGSAALVFELRDEAGLARET
- a CDS encoding uracil-DNA glycosylase family protein: MTYWNIVPWYLGDGRKIAPATDAGYRASQAYLLELMNLLP